The Candidatus Neomarinimicrobiota bacterium genome includes a window with the following:
- a CDS encoding sugar transferase — MLSRKYWDTSIVGLLVLGDLISFSLALQLTTPDITRMLVNPWILAFAAAIGLSLVLLGRYTPDGTGSRVDEAVQVARTIVVLTIVMIVIDVMFEVALPMRPRDLVKLALLFGILSILYRWFIRSVQKYLFRFNLGTQRTLIVGINRRSQEVCRQIMAHPKLGYDLVGFVENGPSPRHSDVQPVVGDLQALPRLIHDLKVDEVIITLEKPEHESLLELMSTINGEPIKIKILPDMYEAVTGLAKTEHIYGLPLVQINPEFVTPLQVFVKRVIDIVVAGVGLLAVAPLMLATGIIIRLTSLGPAIFSQERVGYRGRRFIMHKFRTMLEDAEERTGPVWARADDPRITPFGRFLRRFRLDELPQLWNALKGDMSLVGPRPERPHFVEWLIEEFPYYYRRLQLRPGITGWAQVRGNYDSSLEDVRRKLKDDFFYIENISIRLDLKILLMTVWVVIRGKGH, encoded by the coding sequence ATGCTATCCAGAAAGTATTGGGATACCAGCATTGTTGGTCTGCTCGTACTCGGCGATCTGATCAGTTTCAGCTTGGCACTCCAGCTCACCACCCCCGACATCACCAGGATGCTTGTCAATCCCTGGATTTTGGCCTTCGCAGCCGCTATAGGGCTTTCACTGGTTTTGTTAGGGCGTTACACCCCTGATGGCACCGGCTCCCGAGTGGACGAGGCGGTACAGGTGGCGCGCACTATCGTTGTCCTGACGATCGTGATGATTGTGATCGACGTTATGTTCGAAGTCGCCTTGCCTATGAGACCCCGCGATTTGGTCAAACTGGCGCTCCTCTTTGGTATCTTAAGCATCCTTTACCGTTGGTTTATCAGGTCAGTGCAGAAGTATTTATTCCGTTTCAACCTCGGAACCCAGCGCACCCTGATTGTGGGGATTAACCGACGATCCCAGGAGGTCTGCCGTCAAATCATGGCCCATCCCAAACTGGGCTACGACCTGGTGGGATTTGTTGAGAACGGACCGTCACCCCGTCATTCGGATGTCCAGCCGGTAGTGGGTGATCTGCAGGCCTTGCCCCGACTCATTCATGATCTGAAGGTAGATGAGGTGATCATCACTTTAGAGAAGCCGGAACACGAATCTCTGCTCGAGCTCATGTCCACTATCAACGGCGAGCCTATCAAGATCAAGATTCTCCCGGACATGTACGAAGCGGTAACCGGTTTGGCCAAGACAGAACATATTTACGGCCTGCCATTGGTCCAGATCAACCCGGAATTCGTCACCCCCCTCCAGGTGTTTGTGAAGCGGGTCATTGACATTGTCGTCGCGGGTGTGGGACTGTTGGCCGTTGCTCCTCTTATGCTGGCCACCGGGATTATCATTAGGCTTACCAGCCTGGGCCCGGCTATTTTCTCTCAAGAGCGGGTGGGTTACCGCGGCAGGCGCTTCATCATGCACAAGTTTCGAACCATGTTAGAGGACGCGGAGGAGCGCACCGGCCCGGTGTGGGCACGAGCCGACGATCCCCGCATTACTCCCTTTGGCCGGTTTCTCCGGAGGTTCCGTCTGGATGAGCTGCCCCAACTGTGGAACGCCCTGAAAGGCGATATGAGCCTGGTAGGTCCCCGGCCTGAGCGTCCTCATTTTGTGGAATGGTTGATTGAGGAATTCCCCTACTACTATCGTCGCCTGCAGCTGCGACCGGGGATCACCGGTTGGGCTCAAGTACGGGGGAATTATGATTCTTCCCTGGAAGATGTCCGTCGGAAGCTGAAGGACGATTTCTTTTACATTGAGAACATCTCCATCAGACTCGACCTGAAAATCCTCCTTATGACCGTTTGGGTGGTCATAAGGGGTAAGGGTCACTAA
- a CDS encoding serine--tRNA ligase codes for MLSLKFIRQNPDLVRLGMLNRGADDSELDAILALDERLRRTITQVETLKARRNRVSQEIGQLKRTGQPADEKIASMGDLSQQIKELDRRIQDLQEQLHQRLLWVPNLPHPSVPVGPDPTCNRLVDTVGDVNPIAVGNRDHLALLASLGLVDFEAGARIAGRGFPLYTGRGARLERALINFMLDLHTQERGYTEIYPPFMATRQSTAVTGQLPKLEEDMYVTTLDDLFLIPTA; via the coding sequence ATGCTTTCACTAAAATTTATCCGCCAGAATCCGGATCTGGTTCGCCTGGGTATGTTGAACAGAGGTGCCGACGACAGTGAACTGGATGCGATTCTGGCCCTGGATGAGCGGTTGCGTCGAACTATTACTCAGGTGGAGACGCTCAAGGCCCGGCGCAACCGGGTTTCGCAGGAAATCGGCCAGTTGAAAAGGACTGGCCAGCCAGCTGACGAAAAAATCGCCTCGATGGGTGATCTGTCTCAACAAATCAAGGAGCTGGATCGACGGATTCAGGACCTTCAGGAGCAGCTGCACCAACGCCTCCTCTGGGTGCCCAATTTGCCCCATCCGTCCGTCCCCGTGGGTCCCGATCCCACTTGTAACCGGCTGGTAGACACGGTGGGGGATGTGAATCCAATCGCCGTCGGCAACCGGGATCACCTGGCCTTGCTTGCTTCCCTTGGTCTGGTGGATTTCGAGGCTGGAGCCCGGATTGCCGGACGGGGATTCCCGCTCTACACCGGTCGAGGCGCCCGCCTGGAAAGGGCGCTGATCAATTTTATGCTGGATTTGCATACCCAGGAACGAGGATATACCGAAATTTATCCCCCCTTCATGGCCACCCGGCAGAGCACCGCGGTGACCGGCCAGCTGCCCAAGCTGGAGGAGGATATGTACGTCACCACCCTAGACGACCTGTTCCTTATTCCTACCGCTG
- a CDS encoding glycosyltransferase family 4 protein translates to MGRHILFLTHYFPPEVNAPASRTYEHAKRWVKKGVRVTVITNNPNHPLGKLFPGYTNRFLSREAIDGINVIRVKTFLIPHIGISKRAANYLFFAFMAIVASFFVRNFDVVLATSPQIFCGIAGSLISKAKRKPFVLEIRDLWPGQVVALNVIKSRLLLGIMERLEKFLYRAADGIVTTTGFQRTYILMMAHPNRVTTIPNAADLELFRSVSSNSIQDHPLAGKFVASYIGFFGMLYALYIILDTAKAVESYKDIHFLLVGDGANKNVVQERCEELGLKNVTLMPFQSRSEIVRLISISDVGLLILKGDQLFETSVPAKMFEYLAMKRPVIFATRKGEGSKLVEKHDCGLVIEPEDSTKLKEAILKLYSDSNLRKKLGLNGYRAVQQYYNRDIMADMMLDAIFT, encoded by the coding sequence ATGGGTAGACATATCCTGTTCTTGACTCACTATTTTCCACCTGAGGTGAATGCTCCGGCTTCCAGAACTTACGAGCACGCCAAGCGATGGGTGAAAAAAGGTGTGAGGGTAACCGTGATCACCAACAATCCAAACCACCCGCTGGGGAAGCTCTTTCCAGGCTACACGAACAGGTTTTTATCGCGGGAAGCTATTGATGGCATTAACGTGATCAGAGTGAAGACTTTTTTAATACCGCACATCGGTATTAGCAAGAGAGCGGCCAATTATCTATTCTTTGCGTTTATGGCGATTGTCGCTTCCTTCTTCGTTAGAAATTTTGATGTTGTCCTAGCAACAAGCCCCCAAATCTTTTGTGGAATAGCAGGGTCATTGATAAGCAAGGCTAAAAGGAAACCATTTGTGCTTGAGATACGAGACCTCTGGCCCGGCCAAGTGGTTGCTTTGAATGTTATAAAGAGCCGACTGCTTCTTGGTATCATGGAGCGTTTGGAAAAGTTTCTGTATCGCGCCGCTGACGGGATTGTGACTACCACTGGTTTTCAGCGTACTTATATCTTGATGATGGCCCATCCGAATCGGGTGACGACTATTCCGAACGCTGCCGACCTTGAGCTCTTCCGGAGTGTTTCCTCCAATTCAATCCAAGATCACCCGCTAGCCGGCAAGTTTGTCGCTTCGTATATCGGCTTTTTTGGAATGCTCTACGCTCTCTATATCATCCTGGATACAGCAAAGGCAGTCGAGTCCTATAAAGATATTCATTTTCTCCTGGTGGGTGACGGTGCAAATAAAAATGTAGTGCAGGAAAGATGTGAAGAGTTGGGATTAAAAAACGTCACCCTGATGCCGTTCCAGAGCAGGAGTGAAATTGTAAGGCTCATAAGTATCTCAGACGTGGGTTTGCTGATACTGAAGGGCGACCAACTATTTGAAACCTCAGTTCCGGCGAAGATGTTCGAATACCTAGCGATGAAAAGACCAGTGATCTTTGCGACGCGGAAAGGGGAGGGCTCGAAACTGGTCGAAAAGCATGACTGCGGTCTGGTAATCGAACCTGAAGATAGCACTAAACTGAAGGAGGCCATCCTCAAGTTGTATTCCGACAGTAATCTGCGAAAGAAACTAGGTTTAAATGGATATCGAGCCGTTCAACAATATTATAACCGGGATATCATGGCGGATATGATGCTTGATGCAATATTCACCTGA
- a CDS encoding NAD-dependent epimerase/dehydratase family protein — MRILVTGSEGFIGSFLTKALLEAGHVVSGFDSNPRPHDEQNYELFQGSILDRRALREAIEGVECVIHLAAEHKDNGIPEVEYFEVNKAGTSTVLDCASNRGVSKFVFFSSAAVYGQPGIATEENVPRPSTPYGASKLEAEAEVESWIIEDHRRAAIVIRPTTVFGPENYANTFRLISRVYGRRFMWIGSGENIKSVAYVENLVAATLFLMDRMAPGLQIYNYSDEPQLKVKQLVELISDKAQVRVPAFRIPYPVAILCGYGIDALGKILGRHFEINTSRLRKFHMHSEYPAGKIRSLGFHQQFTLEEGIEKTIHWYLDSNK; from the coding sequence ATGCGGATTCTCGTAACAGGTAGTGAAGGCTTTATCGGCTCATTTCTGACGAAGGCCTTACTTGAAGCTGGGCATGTCGTTTCCGGCTTTGACTCTAACCCCAGGCCGCATGATGAGCAGAACTATGAACTCTTTCAAGGCAGTATCCTCGATAGGAGAGCCCTGCGCGAGGCAATCGAGGGTGTGGAGTGTGTCATTCATCTAGCCGCCGAGCATAAAGATAACGGGATTCCTGAAGTTGAGTATTTCGAAGTGAATAAGGCTGGAACCAGTACAGTATTGGACTGTGCTTCCAACAGAGGAGTTAGCAAGTTTGTGTTCTTCAGTTCGGCGGCAGTTTACGGCCAGCCGGGTATTGCAACCGAAGAAAACGTACCGCGCCCATCAACACCATATGGAGCGTCAAAACTCGAAGCTGAAGCTGAAGTTGAGTCATGGATCATTGAAGACCACCGTAGAGCAGCTATTGTCATCAGACCGACAACAGTATTTGGGCCTGAGAACTATGCCAATACTTTTAGGCTGATAAGCAGGGTATATGGTAGAAGATTTATGTGGATTGGAAGCGGAGAGAATATCAAGTCTGTTGCATATGTAGAAAATCTAGTCGCTGCCACGCTGTTTCTCATGGATCGTATGGCGCCAGGCCTTCAGATTTACAATTATTCAGATGAGCCGCAGCTCAAGGTAAAGCAACTTGTCGAATTGATTTCGGATAAGGCTCAAGTGCGGGTTCCAGCATTCCGTATTCCTTACCCAGTTGCCATTCTGTGCGGATATGGGATCGATGCTCTGGGAAAAATTTTGGGGCGTCATTTCGAGATCAATACCAGCAGACTTAGAAAGTTTCATATGCATAGTGAATATCCAGCCGGGAAGATAAGATCCCTCGGTTTTCATCAGCAGTTCACGCTTGAGGAGGGGATCGAGAAAACGATTCATTGGTACCTTGATTCTAATAAGTGA